The Thermonema lapsum genome window below encodes:
- the gldG gene encoding gliding motility-associated ABC transporter substrate-binding protein GldG — translation MKRSQKRMRALRTFFIGIAAIVALNLLAQYFVIRIDLTEDKRYSIAPQTQALLKELEGPVFIQVYLHGDDLPADFRRLRRSIEELLEEFRVYGGSNIQYRFIDPQSVEPAEARDSLIQYLAAHGVLPTNVFVREEGKRVEKLLFPGAIVSYGNKYTSLSLLQGDQRATLARPQEIINHSIENMEYEFASAIYQLTLKKKKKIAYIYGHRELTPPEVDDLNQSLSRFFQIYGIRLQEVSLDTLDALIIAKPQTAFSEEEKYLIDQYVMKGGRVLFFLDAVEVREDSINTPQGAVSLAYDHQLIDLLFRYGIRYNYELIEDLNCGVLGLIIGQMAGKPQMEFLPWRYYPIFYNFFPHPVTKNLNAILGRYVCTLDTVKAEGVKKVPLIASSPKTKVLDIPFVIHYNEARLDPDPDLFNDGARTVAYLLEGRFRSLYQNRILPSDPRAKTFIAESQKPTRMFVCADGDLIRNEVNWQKKQVLPLGYDRNTGITFDNKRFVVNLLHYMLDDKQLILARNKEVRLRYLNKDRVQEERTFWQAFNLYMPLLLTLMLGITYHLARYWRFGRQPKA, via the coding sequence ATGAAGAGGTCTCAAAAGCGTATGCGTGCCTTGCGTACTTTTTTTATAGGTATAGCAGCCATTGTAGCACTCAATCTGCTGGCACAATACTTTGTGATACGCATTGACCTCACCGAAGACAAACGCTACTCGATTGCGCCGCAAACCCAGGCGTTGTTGAAAGAGCTGGAAGGTCCTGTTTTTATCCAAGTGTATTTGCATGGCGATGACCTGCCTGCCGATTTTCGTCGCCTGCGTCGTTCTATCGAAGAGCTGCTCGAAGAGTTTCGCGTTTATGGCGGCAGCAACATTCAGTATCGTTTCATTGACCCACAAAGTGTAGAGCCTGCCGAAGCGAGAGACTCGCTCATCCAATATCTGGCAGCACACGGGGTGCTACCCACCAATGTGTTTGTAAGAGAGGAGGGCAAGCGGGTAGAAAAGCTTTTGTTTCCCGGTGCCATCGTTTCTTATGGCAACAAATACACTTCTCTTTCACTGCTTCAAGGCGACCAGCGGGCAACTTTAGCAAGACCGCAAGAAATCATCAACCACTCCATTGAGAATATGGAGTATGAATTTGCATCGGCTATATATCAGCTTACGCTCAAAAAAAAGAAAAAGATAGCCTATATCTACGGACACCGAGAGCTAACTCCGCCCGAGGTGGACGACCTGAACCAAAGCCTGTCTCGTTTCTTTCAAATTTATGGCATCCGTTTGCAGGAAGTATCGCTCGACACCCTCGATGCCCTCATCATAGCCAAGCCACAAACTGCCTTTTCTGAAGAAGAGAAATACCTGATTGACCAATATGTGATGAAGGGGGGGAGGGTGCTTTTCTTTTTGGATGCTGTAGAAGTGCGTGAAGATAGCATCAATACGCCTCAGGGGGCTGTATCTTTAGCTTATGACCACCAACTGATTGACCTGCTTTTTCGCTATGGCATCCGCTATAACTACGAGTTGATTGAAGACCTGAATTGCGGCGTCTTAGGGCTTATCATAGGGCAGATGGCAGGAAAACCCCAAATGGAATTTCTGCCTTGGCGTTATTATCCCATATTTTACAACTTCTTTCCGCACCCTGTTACCAAAAACCTGAATGCTATTTTGGGGCGTTATGTGTGCACCTTAGATACGGTGAAAGCCGAAGGCGTAAAAAAAGTGCCGTTGATTGCCAGCTCGCCCAAAACTAAAGTGCTTGATATTCCCTTTGTCATTCACTACAACGAAGCAAGGCTAGACCCCGACCCTGACTTATTTAACGATGGGGCACGCACCGTAGCCTACCTTTTAGAAGGGCGCTTCCGTTCTTTGTACCAAAATCGTATTCTGCCTTCGGACCCCCGCGCCAAAACCTTCATTGCCGAAAGCCAAAAGCCTACGCGTATGTTTGTATGCGCCGACGGCGACTTGATACGTAATGAGGTCAATTGGCAAAAAAAACAAGTGCTACCTTTAGGGTATGACCGCAATACTGGCATCACTTTCGACAACAAGCGTTTTGTGGTGAACTTGCTGCATTATATGCTCGACGACAAACAGCTTATTTTGGCGCGTAACAAAGAGGTGCGCTTGCGTTATTTGAACAAAGACCGCGTGCAGGAGGAGCGTACCTTCTGGCAGGCATTCAACCTTTACATGCCCTTGCTACTTACACTTATGCTGGGAATAACCTACCACCTCGCTCGCTATTGGCGCTTTGGCAGACAGCCCAAGGCTTGA
- the mtaB gene encoding tRNA (N(6)-L-threonylcarbamoyladenosine(37)-C(2))-methylthiotransferase MtaB — translation MKRVALYTLGCKLNFSESSTIARQFEQKGYKVVPFTDQPDIFIINTCSVTDHADRKCQKVVKQALKISPNAFIAIIGCYAQLKPQEIARIEGVDAVLGAAEKFRLLELVDTFEKKPQAEIYASPIEEVKNHFEHAYSYGDRTRTFLKVQDGCNYNCSFCTIPMARGKSRSPRIADLVEEAKRIAQTDAREVVLTGVNIGDFGIIDGRRQEHFIDLIKALDEVEGIGRYRISSIEPNLLTEEIIAFVAHSKRFAPHFHIPLQSGSNKILKRMYRRYQRELYAERVATIRRYMPHACIGVDVIVGFPGENEEDFLDTYRFLNELEVSYLHVFPYSERANTPAASMPGRLPERERKRRADMLRILSEKKRRHFYEQQLGKEATVLFEEEVKDGKMFGFTEHYVRVEADYDPLLVNEFVPVTLARINAQGHVEVEMPVQALSH, via the coding sequence ATGAAACGAGTGGCACTTTACACCTTGGGTTGCAAGCTCAACTTTTCGGAGAGCTCAACCATAGCAAGGCAGTTCGAGCAGAAAGGCTACAAGGTAGTACCCTTCACCGACCAGCCCGATATTTTCATTATCAATACCTGCTCGGTAACCGACCATGCCGACCGCAAATGCCAGAAGGTGGTCAAACAGGCATTGAAAATATCGCCAAACGCATTCATTGCCATTATAGGGTGCTATGCGCAGCTCAAACCACAAGAGATAGCCCGCATCGAAGGAGTAGATGCGGTATTGGGGGCTGCCGAAAAATTCCGCCTGTTGGAGCTTGTAGATACCTTCGAAAAGAAACCCCAAGCCGAAATATATGCCTCGCCCATAGAAGAGGTAAAGAACCATTTTGAACATGCCTATTCTTACGGCGACCGCACCCGCACTTTTTTGAAAGTGCAGGACGGCTGCAATTACAACTGTAGCTTTTGCACCATTCCTATGGCAAGGGGCAAAAGCCGCAGCCCACGCATTGCCGACCTCGTGGAAGAAGCAAAGCGCATTGCCCAAACCGATGCACGCGAAGTGGTGCTTACCGGCGTGAACATTGGTGATTTTGGTATCATAGACGGGCGCCGACAAGAGCACTTCATCGACCTGATAAAAGCCCTGGACGAAGTAGAGGGTATCGGGCGTTACCGTATCTCGTCCATAGAGCCCAATTTGCTTACCGAAGAGATAATAGCCTTCGTAGCCCACTCGAAGCGTTTTGCCCCACATTTCCATATACCCTTGCAATCGGGCAGCAACAAGATACTGAAACGCATGTACCGGCGCTATCAACGCGAATTGTATGCCGAACGGGTAGCTACCATACGCCGTTACATGCCTCATGCCTGTATAGGGGTAGATGTGATTGTGGGCTTCCCCGGCGAGAACGAAGAAGACTTTTTGGATACTTACCGCTTTCTGAACGAGTTGGAGGTAAGCTATTTGCATGTATTCCCTTATTCGGAGCGCGCCAATACGCCTGCTGCTTCTATGCCCGGACGCCTGCCCGAGCGTGAGCGCAAGCGTCGCGCCGATATGTTGCGTATCCTTTCGGAAAAGAAACGTCGCCATTTCTATGAACAACAGTTAGGCAAAGAAGCTACGGTGCTCTTTGAAGAGGAAGTAAAAGATGGCAAAATGTTCGGCTTCACCGAACACTATGTGCGCGTGGAAGCCGACTACGACCCTCTACTCGTCAATGAATTTGTGCCCGTTACACTTGCCCGCATCAATGCGCAAGGTCATGTGGAAGTAGAAATGCCCGTGCAGGCTCTCTCTCACTAA
- a CDS encoding sulfite exporter TauE/SafE family protein → MTNELILFVASLIVGVINTLAGSGSLIMLPLLMWMGLPAPLANGTNRVAVAIQSMVGLWQYGKNYEINYREALWILAPTLIGSIAGAYIATIVSAKVIESAIGIFILFMLVLTLLNPKRWMREQEEREQIYKHPGWQLLLFAIGIYAGFIQVGSGIFLIIVMVMGLKFNLRRANAYKLVTMAAFGLPVLLVFAFQGQVHWHYGSISAAGQMIGAVAGARFATRYPKANQWIYGLVVVMLIAVLVHYYELYRWVLPAH, encoded by the coding sequence ATGACCAACGAGCTGATTCTCTTTGTTGCTTCCCTGATTGTAGGGGTCATCAACACTTTAGCGGGCAGCGGCAGCCTTATCATGCTGCCTTTGCTTATGTGGATGGGTTTGCCTGCCCCCCTTGCCAACGGCACCAACCGGGTAGCCGTTGCCATACAATCGATGGTAGGTTTGTGGCAATACGGCAAAAACTACGAAATCAACTACCGCGAAGCGCTATGGATACTAGCACCCACGCTTATCGGTTCAATTGCAGGAGCTTATATAGCCACTATAGTATCGGCAAAAGTAATAGAGAGCGCCATCGGTATCTTCATTCTGTTCATGCTGGTACTTACACTGCTCAACCCTAAGCGCTGGATGCGCGAACAAGAGGAACGAGAGCAAATCTACAAACACCCGGGGTGGCAGCTGCTGCTTTTTGCCATCGGTATCTATGCCGGTTTCATACAAGTAGGCTCGGGCATTTTTCTTATCATTGTGATGGTCATGGGTTTAAAATTTAACCTAAGGCGTGCCAATGCCTACAAACTGGTAACTATGGCAGCGTTTGGCTTGCCGGTGTTGCTTGTTTTTGCCTTTCAAGGGCAAGTGCATTGGCACTATGGCAGCATCAGCGCTGCTGGTCAAATGATAGGCGCCGTTGCTGGCGCCCGTTTTGCCACCCGCTACCCCAAAGCCAACCAATGGATTTACGGCTTGGTAGTGGTCATGCTTATTGCTGTGCTGGTGCATTATTACGAGCTGTATCGCTGGGTGCTCCCAGCTCATTGA
- the bioA gene encoding adenosylmethionine--8-amino-7-oxononanoate transaminase, translated as MSLLERDKRSIWHPFTPLKGSPEPLPLVRAEGVWLYTEDGRKILDAISSWWVNLHGHSHPYIADAVVKQARTLEHVIFAGFTHEPAVRLAERLLQILPNGFSKVFYSDNGSTAVEVALKMAMQYWYNAGVHHKKKIVALDGAYHGDTFGAMSVGERSPFNAPFDDYLFEVEFLPFPACYHPSCCAGKRLSPAACGQVATLLSRFEQLAQSGEVAAFIYEPLVQGASGMRMYSAEILDQLLHIAQKYDIICIADEVMTGFGRTGRLFASEYCLHKPDIICLSKGLTGGTMALGVTACTDRIVEPFRQEDIMKTFFHGHSFTANPLACAAANASLDLLLQPQCLSRIAAIAQAHLDFEAHIREHRRVRQVRCMGTIFALEIETTQQTHYFNEARHHLYTYFLDKGILLRPLGNVVYILPPYVIAPAELQMVYDAIEVMLNELGAPSDTARNNAPAQQ; from the coding sequence ATGAGCTTATTGGAGAGAGATAAACGAAGTATATGGCACCCCTTTACGCCTTTGAAAGGCAGCCCCGAACCGCTACCATTGGTGCGTGCCGAAGGCGTATGGCTTTATACCGAAGACGGGCGTAAGATATTAGACGCCATTTCTTCCTGGTGGGTCAATTTGCATGGGCATAGTCATCCCTACATTGCCGATGCTGTTGTCAAGCAGGCACGTACGCTCGAGCATGTGATTTTTGCCGGCTTTACCCATGAACCGGCGGTGCGCTTGGCAGAGCGTTTGTTGCAAATACTGCCCAATGGCTTCAGCAAAGTTTTTTACTCTGACAATGGTTCCACAGCGGTGGAAGTAGCCTTGAAAATGGCAATGCAGTATTGGTACAATGCAGGAGTGCACCATAAGAAAAAAATTGTAGCACTCGACGGCGCTTATCATGGCGATACTTTCGGTGCCATGTCGGTGGGGGAGCGCAGCCCCTTTAATGCCCCCTTCGATGACTATTTGTTTGAAGTGGAGTTTTTACCTTTCCCTGCCTGCTATCATCCTTCGTGCTGCGCTGGCAAACGCCTTAGCCCCGCTGCTTGCGGGCAAGTAGCAACCCTCCTGAGCCGCTTCGAGCAGTTGGCTCAAAGTGGTGAAGTGGCTGCTTTTATCTATGAGCCTTTGGTGCAAGGAGCTTCGGGCATGCGCATGTACAGTGCCGAAATCTTAGACCAATTGCTGCACATAGCACAAAAATACGACATCATTTGCATTGCCGATGAAGTGATGACTGGCTTTGGGCGCACGGGGCGCCTTTTTGCTTCCGAATACTGCCTGCATAAGCCCGACATCATCTGTTTGTCGAAGGGTTTGACCGGCGGCACCATGGCTTTGGGCGTAACCGCCTGCACAGACCGCATCGTGGAGCCCTTCCGACAAGAAGACATTATGAAAACCTTCTTTCATGGGCATTCGTTTACTGCCAACCCTTTGGCTTGTGCTGCAGCCAATGCCAGCTTGGATTTGTTGTTGCAGCCCCAGTGTCTGAGCCGTATCGCTGCTATTGCACAAGCACATTTAGACTTCGAAGCGCACATCCGTGAGCACAGGCGGGTGCGGCAAGTTCGTTGCATGGGCACCATCTTTGCCTTGGAGATAGAAACCACACAGCAGACACATTACTTCAACGAAGCGCGCCATCACCTCTATACCTATTTTCTGGACAAGGGGATTCTGCTACGCCCTTTGGGCAATGTGGTGTACATACTGCCCCCTTATGTGATTGCCCCTGCTGAGCTGCAAATGGTGTATGATGCCATAGAGGTGATGCTCAATGAGCTGGGAGCACCCAGCGATACAGCTCGTAATAATGCACCAGCACAGCAATAA
- the bioD gene encoding dethiobiotin synthase, translating into MEQQDIFVTAIGTDSGKTVASAIIAQALGAAYWKPVQSGLPRDADCVAALVSHPAFEVMPSAYELQMPASPHASAAAEGVEIRLENITRPQTTKPLVIEGAGGVLVPLNRQHFVIDIALRLAVPVVLVSNLYLGSINHTLLSYEALKARRVPVLGIIFNGEPNPQSEDIILHHTGYKKLLHILPETKIDRACIRRYAEEFRKNAYELIGER; encoded by the coding sequence ATGGAACAACAAGACATCTTTGTAACGGCTATAGGAACGGACAGCGGAAAGACAGTCGCGAGTGCTATCATAGCACAGGCTTTAGGAGCTGCCTACTGGAAGCCTGTGCAATCGGGATTGCCTCGCGATGCCGATTGCGTTGCTGCTTTGGTCTCGCATCCGGCTTTTGAGGTCATGCCTTCGGCTTATGAATTGCAAATGCCGGCATCGCCACATGCTTCGGCAGCTGCCGAAGGCGTGGAGATACGTCTGGAAAACATCACACGCCCCCAAACTACTAAGCCACTGGTCATAGAAGGAGCGGGGGGCGTGCTGGTGCCGCTCAACCGTCAACACTTTGTCATTGACATAGCCTTGCGTCTGGCGGTGCCTGTGGTCTTGGTTTCCAATCTATATTTGGGTAGTATCAATCATACCTTGCTTAGCTACGAAGCACTGAAGGCACGCCGTGTGCCTGTCTTGGGTATTATCTTCAACGGAGAACCTAACCCACAGAGCGAAGACATCATCTTGCACCACACGGGCTATAAAAAATTGCTGCACATCTTACCCGAAACAAAAATCGATAGAGCTTGCATTCGGCGCTATGCTGAGGAATTCAGAAAGAATGCATATGAGCTTATTGGAGAGAGATAA
- a CDS encoding aminotransferase class I/II-fold pyridoxal phosphate-dependent enzyme, producing the protein MAEKTTSWQATLQTALERRRQAHSLRTIAPVAEGMVDFSSNDYLGLARDAQLLEQAHAKVMELRPFRGGATGSRLLSGTHAYMCEVEDKLASIFDAEACLVFNSGYQANTALLATIPQRGDTILCDELIHASLREGARLSFAEHFYFRHNDLNDLERRLQKARGNCFVVVESVYSMDGDLAPLKEMLDLCEQYGASMIVDEAHSTGLWGKRGEGILHAEGLHQHPALMARVYTFGKAIGGHGACVAGSRLLIDYLLNFARAFIYTTALPLHSFAYIEAAFNKLAATPPALQERLWQLVHHYRQKLQQAQALTDLHFWHTHSPIQIVEVGGNQRTRALAHHLQQQGLDVRAVLAPTVPEGKERLRICLHAFNTLDEVNTLFECFYSWNNKTSL; encoded by the coding sequence ATGGCAGAAAAAACAACTTCATGGCAAGCCACCTTACAGACTGCTCTGGAGCGGCGGCGCCAAGCGCATAGCTTGCGCACTATAGCGCCTGTAGCAGAAGGAATGGTTGATTTCTCTTCTAACGACTATTTGGGTTTAGCACGGGATGCCCAGCTTTTGGAGCAAGCCCATGCCAAGGTAATGGAGCTGCGCCCTTTTCGGGGCGGTGCTACCGGCTCGCGCCTGCTTAGTGGCACACATGCTTACATGTGTGAAGTAGAAGACAAATTGGCATCTATTTTTGATGCCGAAGCCTGCTTGGTATTCAATTCGGGATATCAGGCAAATACGGCTCTTCTGGCTACCATCCCCCAAAGGGGCGATACCATTCTCTGTGATGAGTTGATTCATGCCAGCCTGCGTGAGGGGGCGCGCCTGAGCTTTGCCGAGCATTTCTATTTTCGCCATAACGACCTGAACGATTTGGAGCGGCGTCTGCAAAAAGCGCGAGGCAATTGTTTTGTAGTGGTTGAAAGTGTGTATTCTATGGACGGCGACCTTGCCCCCTTGAAAGAAATGCTGGATTTATGTGAGCAATATGGAGCATCTATGATTGTAGATGAAGCGCACAGTACTGGTTTGTGGGGGAAGCGGGGCGAGGGCATCTTGCACGCCGAAGGTTTGCACCAGCATCCCGCTTTGATGGCACGCGTGTACACCTTTGGCAAGGCTATCGGAGGGCATGGGGCTTGTGTAGCAGGCAGTCGTCTGCTTATTGATTATCTGCTGAACTTTGCGCGTGCTTTCATCTATACAACTGCCTTACCTTTGCACAGCTTTGCTTACATAGAGGCTGCTTTTAATAAGCTTGCGGCAACGCCCCCCGCCCTGCAAGAACGTTTGTGGCAGCTGGTGCATCATTATCGCCAAAAGCTACAGCAAGCACAGGCGCTCACAGACCTGCATTTTTGGCACACCCACTCGCCTATACAGATTGTAGAAGTAGGAGGAAACCAACGTACTCGGGCATTGGCGCACCATCTGCAGCAACAGGGCTTGGATGTGCGTGCAGTGTTGGCACCTACCGTGCCCGAAGGAAAAGAACGCCTACGCATCTGTTTGCATGCTTTCAATACTTTGGATGAGGTAAATACACTATTTGAGTGCTTTTATTCATGGAACAACAAGACATCTTTGTAA
- a CDS encoding OstA-like protein → MNRYLFVCFFLCLFWGLSTAQAQKDKRSLLKNRRLQVIEKDTLRYEKLPYDTVTYEKGGKVELLGGADKLVSLRTDSTQLIKLIGRGIRFRQNEVLLWCDSAYKFEEKNIVEAFGEVRVVQNDTITLTCRHLIYDGNSRLLQARQAVVLRDPQMTLNTDFLDYNLNSKIGYYYNGGQIRDAQNRLYSRSGSYDANARFFFFKDSVRVLSRREGDTYRIESDTLQYNTVSKVAYFFGPTHVYSNDGSLYAEKGIYETQTKISRFSGRARAENKEYILKGDSLYFDDLKKEGFAKGNAEVYTKKDSIFVNGDIGFFWGKKGLTHIYQNAYIRNISSGDTLFISADTLISYNRKIGVKQTEEPDNTQQHKILAFHNIKIYRSDIQAVCDSLVYNFSDSAIYFYRSPVLWNEGNQVLADSIRLLLKNNKPYKMELRSNCFSASRDSLGNYNQVKGRRMDAYFKDGSMERVEVDGNTEIIFFQLEGDTSLVGMYYAEAAALKAFFEEGKLKRIRLEGNINGKMIPPQLLQEPDKRLPGFRWLEHLRPTRTTVLNREPNRSATPDAPDPLPDAEPAVPKKSREERLREKLEGAGKQKSPLP, encoded by the coding sequence ATGAATAGATACCTCTTTGTTTGCTTTTTTCTTTGCCTGTTTTGGGGGTTGTCGACAGCCCAAGCGCAAAAAGACAAGCGCTCGCTGCTCAAAAACCGTCGCTTGCAGGTGATTGAAAAAGACACGCTGCGTTATGAAAAACTGCCTTACGATACAGTTACCTATGAAAAAGGGGGTAAGGTAGAGCTTTTGGGCGGTGCCGACAAGCTCGTGTCGCTGCGTACCGACAGCACGCAGCTCATCAAGCTTATCGGGCGGGGCATACGTTTCCGCCAAAACGAAGTGCTGCTGTGGTGCGATTCTGCCTATAAGTTCGAAGAAAAGAACATAGTCGAAGCCTTTGGCGAGGTGCGTGTGGTGCAAAACGACACCATCACACTCACCTGCCGCCACCTGATTTATGACGGCAATAGTCGTTTGTTGCAAGCACGCCAAGCAGTGGTGCTGCGCGACCCACAAATGACGCTCAATACCGATTTCCTTGATTACAACCTCAATTCAAAGATTGGTTATTATTACAACGGCGGGCAAATTCGTGATGCCCAAAACCGCCTCTATAGCCGTTCCGGCTCGTATGATGCCAACGCCCGCTTTTTCTTTTTTAAAGATTCGGTGCGTGTGTTGAGCCGCCGTGAAGGCGACACCTACCGCATCGAGTCCGACACCCTGCAGTACAATACCGTATCTAAGGTGGCTTATTTCTTTGGTCCTACCCATGTATATTCGAACGATGGCTCGCTCTATGCCGAAAAGGGGATTTACGAAACCCAAACCAAGATATCGCGTTTTTCTGGGCGTGCTCGCGCTGAAAACAAGGAATACATACTCAAAGGCGACAGCCTCTATTTCGATGACCTGAAAAAAGAAGGCTTTGCCAAAGGCAATGCCGAAGTATATACCAAAAAAGACAGCATCTTTGTCAATGGCGACATCGGTTTTTTTTGGGGAAAGAAAGGGCTAACCCATATCTACCAAAATGCTTACATACGCAACATATCCTCGGGCGATACGCTTTTCATCAGTGCCGACACGCTCATTTCTTACAATCGAAAAATAGGGGTGAAGCAAACAGAAGAGCCCGACAACACACAGCAGCATAAAATCTTGGCGTTTCACAACATCAAAATCTACCGCAGCGACATCCAAGCCGTCTGCGATTCTTTGGTGTATAATTTCAGCGATTCGGCAATTTACTTTTATCGTTCCCCCGTTCTGTGGAATGAGGGCAACCAAGTCCTTGCCGATTCTATCCGTTTGCTGCTCAAAAACAATAAGCCCTATAAGATGGAACTGCGTAGCAATTGTTTCTCTGCTTCGCGCGACAGCCTTGGCAACTACAACCAAGTGAAGGGGCGTCGTATGGATGCTTATTTTAAAGACGGCAGCATGGAGCGGGTAGAAGTAGATGGAAATACCGAAATTATCTTTTTCCAGCTTGAGGGCGATACAAGCCTCGTCGGGATGTATTATGCTGAAGCCGCCGCCTTGAAGGCTTTTTTTGAAGAAGGAAAGCTCAAACGCATCCGCTTAGAAGGCAACATCAACGGCAAGATGATACCGCCGCAACTCTTACAAGAGCCCGACAAGCGTCTGCCCGGCTTTCGTTGGCTCGAACACCTACGCCCCACGCGCACCACGGTCTTGAATCGCGAACCCAACCGTTCGGCTACGCCCGACGCCCCAGACCCCTTACCCGATGCGGAACCTGCTGTGCCCAAGAAGAGCAGAGAGGAGCGTTTACGTGAAAAATTGGAAGGGGCTGGCAAACAAAAAAGCCCCCTCCCATAA
- the mltG gene encoding endolytic transglycosylase MltG, with amino-acid sequence MRMTRTKVVVFVTAMIFLSTFSFYGYQMLNAPNVLNTHNGKISRSVVYLYIPAGATFQTVLDSLERHKALEDKLSFAFLAKLMGYQQKVKTGRYKLHPDMSNKELLYMLLSGKQEPINLLIPPLRKIDNILPLLDKQLMITAQDIEQAMQQWQDTLRREGLDSTSYWCIFLPNTYEVYWDVSAPQLIKRMLQEYRHFWNEERRQKAKAIGMTPHEVMTLASIVQAESSKMDEMPRIAGVYVNRLRRNMFLQADPTIMYAVGDYSMRRVLKKHLAVDSPYNTYKYKGLPPGPIGIPTPQAIEAVLNYELHDYLYFCAKDDFSGYHLFAKSYEEHLRNARSYQKAVSKLSREENE; translated from the coding sequence ATGAGAATGACACGTACCAAAGTCGTGGTGTTTGTAACTGCCATGATTTTTCTTTCTACCTTTTCTTTTTACGGCTACCAAATGCTCAATGCCCCCAATGTACTAAACACCCATAATGGTAAGATAAGCCGTTCGGTGGTTTATCTCTATATACCGGCAGGTGCTACCTTCCAAACCGTGCTCGATTCGCTCGAACGCCACAAGGCATTGGAAGACAAGCTGTCGTTTGCCTTTTTGGCAAAGTTGATGGGCTATCAGCAAAAAGTTAAGACGGGACGCTACAAGCTGCATCCCGATATGAGCAACAAAGAACTATTGTATATGCTTCTCTCCGGCAAGCAAGAGCCTATAAATTTGCTTATTCCTCCCTTACGTAAGATAGACAACATTTTACCCCTGCTCGACAAGCAGCTGATGATAACCGCTCAAGACATAGAGCAAGCTATGCAGCAATGGCAAGATACCTTGCGGCGTGAAGGCTTGGATTCTACTTCCTACTGGTGCATTTTTTTGCCCAATACTTATGAGGTGTATTGGGATGTGTCGGCTCCCCAGCTCATAAAGCGCATGTTGCAAGAGTACCGCCATTTTTGGAATGAAGAACGCCGCCAAAAGGCAAAAGCCATAGGCATGACGCCGCACGAAGTGATGACTTTGGCATCGATAGTGCAGGCAGAAAGCAGCAAAATGGACGAGATGCCCCGTATTGCAGGCGTGTATGTCAATCGTTTGCGCCGTAATATGTTTTTGCAGGCAGACCCCACCATAATGTACGCCGTAGGCGATTATTCCATGCGGCGCGTCTTAAAAAAGCATCTTGCAGTGGATTCGCCCTACAATACTTACAAATACAAAGGGTTACCACCCGGTCCTATTGGTATTCCTACACCGCAGGCTATCGAGGCAGTGTTGAATTACGAGCTACACGACTATTTGTATTTTTGTGCCAAAGATGATTTTTCGGGCTATCATCTGTTTGCCAAAAGCTATGAAGAACATTTGCGCAATGCCCGGAGCTATCAAAAGGCTGTAAGCAAGTTATCAAGAGAAGAGAATGAATAG